One genomic region from Nitrospira sp. encodes:
- a CDS encoding class I SAM-dependent methyltransferase, translating to MWSDPRPHDARRFYEEEYRLSYKHSYSPKPKHVLRAGHVALSRFEKIEPLLSSRRTVLDVGTGGGEFAYLLQSLGHDVNGIEPNRGYADYSIREYGLAVQVGFVQEAVFAPESFDAVTIWHVLEHTEDPGSILALLRSWLKPDGTLVVEVPNVEATCQAPHSTFHEAHLYNFNVVSLRRLAKKQGLYEVKHLISGDGGNITMFLSRMEPLVQDRYDASIPGNCEWISRIVHQHSNVRRHLTPSPYVRVWQRLCRTLQERRDTAGERNGKALLDKLYSSQLQPRSVGRP from the coding sequence GTGTGGTCGGACCCACGTCCTCATGACGCCAGGCGGTTTTACGAGGAAGAGTATCGACTCTCCTATAAACACAGCTACAGCCCGAAACCGAAACATGTCTTGCGCGCGGGCCATGTGGCCCTATCGCGATTCGAGAAGATTGAACCGTTGCTGTCGAGTCGGAGAACGGTTCTGGATGTCGGCACCGGCGGAGGAGAATTCGCTTACCTGCTTCAATCGTTGGGACATGACGTGAACGGGATTGAACCGAATAGAGGGTATGCCGACTATTCCATACGTGAATATGGGCTCGCGGTTCAGGTCGGGTTCGTGCAAGAGGCGGTGTTTGCACCGGAATCGTTCGACGCGGTGACGATCTGGCATGTGCTCGAACACACGGAAGATCCGGGTTCCATCTTAGCCCTGCTCCGATCCTGGCTGAAACCAGACGGTACGCTTGTGGTGGAAGTTCCGAATGTGGAGGCAACCTGCCAGGCTCCTCACAGTACTTTCCATGAAGCCCATCTCTATAATTTCAACGTGGTGTCATTGCGCAGGTTGGCCAAGAAACAGGGGTTGTACGAGGTCAAGCATCTGATCTCCGGCGACGGTGGGAACATCACGATGTTCCTCTCTCGCATGGAGCCGTTGGTCCAAGATCGTTACGACGCCTCGATTCCCGGCAACTGCGAATGGATCTCGAGGATCGTGCATCAGCACAGCAACGTGCGGCGCCACTTGACGCCGTCGCCTTACGTTCGTGTTTGGCAGCGCCTCTGCCGAACACTCCAAGAGAGGCGAGATACTGCGGGCGAACGGAACGGTAAGGCACTGCTCGACAAACTCTATTCTTCTCAGCTGCAGCCCCGTTCCGTAGGGCGGCCATGA
- a CDS encoding 3-deoxy-D-manno-octulosonic acid transferase, whose translation MWKLLYNIGLLFATPVIVGVLLAKPRCRPGLAQRLGLEGGLSGRRDRQDRPNRPDQPVIWIHAVSLGEVVAAAPLVKALHERHPEFHYIVTTVTETGREAVEQRLGGIAEHRYAPLDFPWAVASMVRRLRPMLYLFVETEIWPNLLWTLRDQDVPSVLVNGRLSSRSFRRQDLPMIRSFYRSVLQTLTLCLMQTDRDGDRLVALGADPTRVHVTGNIKFDQPLPDVRSDESLRGSFGIDEREQLILAGSTHPGEEELLVLAYRQIVKTYPATVLMLAPRHIERTERVEAALREAGVVVQRRSRIQEKQSGPRVVILDTRGELSRAYREAVVAFVGGTLVPVGGHNLLEPAVWGTPVMFGPHTDHCAEVATLLSEAGGGRRVTGEKDLVASLEEWLGQPEIRYQVGQAARRAVLDNQGALTRSLEFIETCLLAAPSYSDSCVATGP comes from the coding sequence ATGTGGAAGCTTCTCTATAACATCGGCCTCCTTTTCGCGACCCCTGTGATTGTGGGCGTCCTCCTAGCCAAGCCACGTTGCAGGCCGGGGTTGGCGCAAAGGCTCGGATTGGAAGGAGGTCTGTCCGGTCGACGAGATAGACAAGACAGACCAAATAGACCAGATCAACCAGTCATCTGGATTCATGCGGTGTCGCTCGGTGAAGTGGTGGCGGCAGCGCCCCTCGTGAAGGCACTGCACGAGCGCCATCCCGAGTTTCACTACATCGTGACGACGGTGACCGAGACCGGACGTGAGGCGGTCGAACAACGTTTAGGGGGCATCGCCGAACATCGATACGCTCCGCTGGATTTTCCCTGGGCCGTGGCAAGTATGGTTCGGCGCCTGCGTCCAATGCTCTATCTGTTCGTTGAGACCGAAATATGGCCGAACTTACTGTGGACATTACGAGATCAGGATGTGCCCTCTGTATTGGTGAATGGGCGGTTGTCTTCCCGGTCCTTTCGCCGTCAGGATTTGCCCATGATTCGGTCCTTCTATCGCTCCGTGCTTCAGACATTAACGCTCTGTCTGATGCAAACCGATAGGGATGGGGATCGTCTGGTTGCATTGGGGGCCGACCCGACGCGGGTTCACGTGACCGGCAACATCAAGTTTGATCAACCGCTGCCGGACGTTCGATCGGATGAGTCGCTCCGCGGAAGCTTCGGGATCGATGAACGGGAACAGTTGATTCTCGCCGGCAGTACGCATCCCGGAGAGGAAGAGTTGCTGGTCTTGGCTTACCGCCAGATTGTGAAGACCTATCCCGCAACGGTGTTGATGTTGGCGCCGCGCCATATCGAGCGGACGGAACGAGTCGAAGCGGCGCTTCGAGAAGCGGGAGTGGTCGTCCAGCGGAGGAGTCGGATTCAGGAGAAGCAATCCGGCCCTCGCGTGGTCATCTTGGATACCAGAGGAGAGTTGTCTCGCGCGTATCGAGAAGCTGTCGTGGCATTCGTCGGCGGGACTCTGGTTCCCGTGGGTGGGCATAATTTGTTGGAGCCGGCTGTGTGGGGCACACCTGTCATGTTTGGGCCCCATACAGACCATTGTGCGGAGGTCGCCACGCTCTTATCCGAAGCCGGAGGAGGTCGACGAGTGACGGGAGAGAAGGATCTTGTCGCATCTCTTGAAGAATGGTTAGGTCAGCCTGAAATTCGATATCAGGTAGGCCAGGCTGCAAGGCGGGCGGTATTGGACAATCAAGGCGCACTGACACGGAGTCTGGAGTTCATTGAAACCTGTCTCCTTGCGGCCCCTTCGTATTCCGACTCGTGTGTGGCAACGGGGCCGTGA
- the waaF gene encoding lipopolysaccharide heptosyltransferase II yields MKRSDRARIHDVRSSLSSVSDERGSPEGCPVPSVNFPDSRASSALKSARILLIKPSSLGDIVHAFPVVSAIKTQWPGSHITWVVKRQWADLVERAEEVDRVWPVEMTVKSWIKEGQALRAERFDLAIDLQGLFRSGILARFSGAPTRIGFANAREGSPWFYTQRVPVLSPDIHAVDRYLSVAAALGAALPDKPRFGFRLSEEDMAAVRELCRRRGFSVDRPWVAMNMGARWPTKRWPQASFAAVVDQLHETQLDPIVMIGGADERAYTNKVRTLTDRPFIDLSGEIPLGYLPALLSKATVMITNDSGPMHVAAALGVPVIAMFGPTSAVRTGPYGAGHHVLAGQVSCSPCFSRVCRHDPELECLHLIKPTHVVDLIRPLLAAHVPCR; encoded by the coding sequence ATGAAGAGATCAGACCGTGCAAGGATTCATGACGTGCGTTCTTCCTTGTCTTCAGTCTCCGACGAGCGGGGTTCGCCGGAAGGTTGTCCGGTACCATCCGTCAACTTTCCGGATAGTCGTGCCTCATCGGCGTTGAAGAGCGCCCGTATCCTTTTGATCAAGCCCAGTTCTCTTGGGGATATCGTTCACGCGTTTCCAGTCGTCTCGGCGATCAAAACGCAATGGCCGGGATCGCATATTACGTGGGTGGTGAAGCGCCAGTGGGCTGACCTTGTCGAGCGCGCGGAGGAAGTCGACCGTGTTTGGCCTGTGGAGATGACGGTGAAGAGTTGGATCAAAGAAGGCCAGGCACTGCGAGCAGAGCGGTTTGACCTCGCCATCGATTTGCAAGGCCTGTTTCGCAGCGGCATTTTGGCACGTTTCAGCGGCGCACCGACGCGTATCGGATTCGCGAATGCGAGGGAAGGGAGCCCATGGTTTTATACTCAGCGCGTACCGGTGCTCAGCCCCGATATCCACGCCGTCGACCGATATCTTTCGGTTGCCGCGGCGTTGGGAGCAGCTCTGCCGGACAAACCGCGATTTGGGTTCAGGTTGTCGGAGGAGGACATGGCGGCCGTCCGGGAGCTCTGCCGGCGCAGAGGCTTTTCGGTGGACAGGCCATGGGTCGCCATGAACATGGGGGCGCGCTGGCCGACAAAGCGCTGGCCGCAGGCGTCCTTCGCCGCCGTCGTGGATCAGCTGCATGAGACACAGCTTGATCCGATCGTCATGATAGGAGGTGCGGATGAACGTGCCTACACCAATAAGGTGAGAACTCTGACAGACCGCCCATTCATCGATCTGAGCGGTGAGATCCCATTGGGGTACTTACCGGCCCTGCTTTCTAAGGCGACCGTCATGATCACCAACGATTCCGGACCGATGCACGTTGCCGCCGCGCTTGGAGTTCCGGTCATTGCGATGTTTGGCCCGACCAGTGCGGTTCGGACCGGTCCCTATGGGGCCGGCCATCATGTATTAGCCGGTCAGGTATCCTGTAGCCCTTGTTTCAGTCGTGTCTGCAGACATGATCCTGAATTGGAATGCCTTCATCTCATTAAACCGACCCACGTGGTCGATCTGATACGACCGCTGTTGGCGGCTCACGTACCATGTCGATGA
- the waaF gene encoding lipopolysaccharide heptosyltransferase II: MPRKILVRAPNWIGDAVMCEPAVRGLRSLFPEAELTMLAKPAIAELFIAQPGINSVLRYDDKGAHAGMSGKWSLAGTLRRQRFDLAVLFQNAFEAAFLAWLAGIPRRYGYATDGRVLFLTEPVAVPKGPVPVHQVEYYWNLLRPLGLAGGATLPTLLVSADEDRKVDVRLVSVGICSSDIIIGINPGSIYGSAKRWLSDRFAEVAKRLVRRLEQTENAHVAVVILGAKGEESLGEDIATQLGGRSAVLSGATTIRELMAVVKRCRLLITNDTGPMHIAAAFTVPVVAVFGPTDWRTTAPYGQERSIVREAVDCAPCLLRECPIDHRCMTRVSVEKVYEAAIQVVKVEKLESEKPEREWASTFEHSNVPTPLAGYTIFLDRDGTLNPDPGYIKSIDQFELFPGVPEALARLKRAGARLIVVTNQSGIARGFLTRDDLDAVHMKLQGLIGAAGASLDAIYSCPHHPDDGCDCRKPNRGMIDQAVREWEVNLDRSYLIGDHIRDIELAKRIGARSVLVTTGVVPPQEAERLKVSGPAPDWIASSLTEAADWLLSDASRLSAQIGERQVTHP; encoded by the coding sequence GTGCCTCGCAAAATCCTGGTGCGGGCACCGAATTGGATCGGCGATGCCGTCATGTGCGAACCGGCTGTTCGTGGGCTGCGGTCTCTGTTCCCCGAGGCAGAATTGACGATGCTCGCTAAACCTGCCATTGCTGAGCTATTCATCGCCCAGCCGGGGATTAATTCCGTGCTGCGGTACGATGACAAGGGAGCTCATGCGGGGATGTCGGGAAAGTGGTCGCTCGCCGGTACGTTGCGACGGCAGCGTTTCGATTTGGCGGTACTGTTTCAGAACGCGTTCGAAGCCGCATTCCTTGCGTGGCTCGCCGGCATCCCACGGCGATATGGCTATGCAACCGATGGGAGAGTCCTATTCCTGACCGAACCTGTTGCCGTTCCCAAAGGCCCGGTGCCGGTGCATCAAGTCGAGTACTACTGGAACTTGTTGAGACCATTGGGACTGGCTGGTGGAGCTACTCTCCCCACGTTGCTCGTTTCGGCAGATGAGGATCGAAAGGTCGATGTACGGCTTGTCTCCGTCGGTATCTGCTCGTCGGACATCATTATCGGTATCAACCCCGGCTCAATCTATGGCAGCGCCAAGCGGTGGTTGTCAGACCGATTTGCCGAAGTCGCGAAGCGACTTGTGCGGCGATTGGAACAGACTGAGAACGCGCATGTCGCAGTGGTCATCCTTGGAGCAAAGGGAGAAGAATCACTGGGGGAGGACATTGCGACTCAGCTTGGCGGACGATCGGCGGTCTTATCCGGTGCGACGACCATTCGGGAGCTCATGGCGGTGGTGAAGCGTTGTCGCTTGCTGATTACGAACGATACAGGGCCGATGCATATTGCGGCGGCTTTCACTGTGCCGGTTGTGGCGGTATTCGGTCCGACGGACTGGCGCACCACCGCTCCCTATGGACAGGAACGGTCGATTGTGCGGGAAGCCGTAGACTGTGCGCCCTGTCTCCTCAGGGAATGTCCGATCGATCACCGTTGCATGACGAGAGTGTCGGTGGAGAAAGTGTATGAGGCTGCGATCCAAGTCGTGAAAGTTGAAAAGTTGGAAAGTGAGAAGCCTGAACGAGAATGGGCCTCAACTTTTGAACATTCTAACGTTCCCACTCCATTGGCCGGCTACACCATCTTTCTCGATAGAGACGGAACGCTCAACCCCGATCCCGGCTATATCAAGTCCATCGATCAGTTTGAGCTGTTCCCAGGGGTGCCTGAGGCCCTCGCCAGGCTGAAGCGGGCCGGTGCCAGATTGATCGTCGTCACCAATCAATCGGGGATCGCGCGGGGATTCTTGACGCGCGATGACCTCGATGCCGTGCACATGAAGCTACAGGGTCTTATCGGTGCTGCTGGTGCGTCACTCGATGCGATCTATTCCTGTCCTCACCATCCTGACGACGGTTGCGACTGTCGAAAGCCGAACCGTGGGATGATCGACCAAGCGGTCCGAGAATGGGAGGTGAATCTTGATCGATCCTACCTGATCGGCGATCACATCCGCGATATCGAGTTGGCGAAGCGTATTGGGGCGCGAAGTGTTTTGGTGACGACTGGAGTCGTTCCCCCACAGGAAGCAGAAAGACTGAAAGTTTCAGGGCCGGCTCCAGATTGGATCGCGTCTTCGTTGACGGAGGCTGCTGATTGGCTCTTGTCCGATGCGAGCCGGTTGTCCGCACAGATCGGCGAGCGTCAGGTCACGCATCCGTGA
- the lpxB gene encoding lipid-A-disaccharide synthase, with amino-acid sequence MARILIISGEASGDLHGANLAKALKAHDPQVSLAGIGGRAMEAAGVRLVEEMGRFDVIGMVGPFVLLSIIRRLITMRRLFRSKQWDTVVFIDHPGLNMRLAYFAKAAGLRVVYYIAPQIWAWAPWRIRWIKQRVDHVLVILPFEKTLYDKAGVRCTFVGHPILDAVAGRYDRKELRGTFGFSDDERVIALLPGSRPHEVQVLLPILIEAVEKLARREPKTKFILAQASTIHDNLLQPLLSRSPVPIVLVKEQAAEVMALSDLVLVASGTATLQAAVVGTPMVLFYRTTPLTFWFANVVIRFVIRVKWIGLVNLVAGRTIVPELIQSAATGQRLYEEALRILDDRPAYDEMKRELAKVRAALGEPGASARAAEVVLTACQA; translated from the coding sequence ATGGCCCGTATTCTGATTATTTCCGGTGAAGCTTCCGGCGACCTTCACGGAGCCAATCTTGCCAAAGCGCTGAAAGCTCATGATCCCCAGGTCTCGTTAGCAGGAATCGGTGGTCGTGCGATGGAGGCGGCCGGTGTTCGATTAGTGGAAGAAATGGGGCGATTCGACGTCATCGGTATGGTCGGCCCCTTCGTCTTGCTGTCGATCATACGGCGGTTGATCACGATGCGGCGGTTATTCCGATCGAAACAATGGGATACGGTGGTGTTTATCGATCATCCGGGACTCAATATGCGCCTTGCATATTTTGCCAAAGCGGCCGGCTTGCGGGTGGTGTACTATATCGCGCCACAGATTTGGGCCTGGGCGCCTTGGCGAATTCGTTGGATCAAACAGCGTGTCGATCACGTCCTGGTCATACTTCCGTTTGAGAAGACCCTCTACGACAAAGCGGGTGTACGGTGTACGTTTGTCGGCCATCCCATATTGGATGCGGTCGCAGGCCGCTATGATCGGAAGGAGCTACGCGGCACATTCGGTTTCTCCGATGACGAACGCGTGATTGCCTTGTTGCCTGGGAGCCGGCCTCATGAAGTGCAGGTGCTGCTGCCGATCCTCATCGAGGCTGTAGAGAAATTGGCGCGCAGGGAACCCAAAACGAAGTTTATCCTGGCGCAGGCCTCCACCATACACGATAATCTGTTGCAGCCTCTCCTGAGTCGAAGCCCCGTTCCTATCGTGCTGGTAAAGGAGCAGGCCGCCGAAGTGATGGCGTTGTCGGACCTTGTGCTGGTGGCTTCGGGTACGGCCACGCTGCAAGCGGCTGTGGTCGGCACTCCTATGGTGTTGTTCTACCGAACCACACCGCTGACCTTTTGGTTTGCGAATGTGGTGATTCGTTTCGTCATTCGAGTCAAATGGATCGGGCTGGTCAATCTGGTGGCTGGCCGGACGATCGTGCCGGAGCTGATCCAATCGGCTGCGACGGGGCAACGATTGTATGAAGAGGCGCTTCGGATCTTGGACGATCGACCGGCGTACGATGAGATGAAACGGGAGTTGGCAAAGGTTCGGGCCGCTTTGGGTGAACCGGGTGCGTCAGCCAGAGCTGCGGAGGTGGTGTTGACGGCATGTCAGGCCTAG
- the lpxK gene encoding tetraacyldisaccharide 4'-kinase, with translation MAFLQPGQPVRKGLYWVAGLYGLIIRFRLWCYRKGWLSTTRLPCRVVSVGNLTVGGTGKTPIVILLTGHLSAKGRRVAILSRGYKRTSKVRQLLVSDGSRILAGPLEAGDEPFLMAQRCPHAIVAVGADRVALGRWVLDRYPVDCIVLDDGFQHRALHRDVDLVLLDATDIAGLDAMLPAGRLREPLTELGRASGVVITRADSRHDVDAIHGRLRTISCLPEAAVEVVFRPESVLSLVSGERQPVERCRGKKMWLVSGIGNSRSFRRSAESMGVEILGETAFEDHHGYQHSDIEKIRADLQATSGEIVLTTEKDGGKLLPLLTPSDPWWMLRLETKVVRGEERLHRLIDGPLQGEREQVGSRA, from the coding sequence ATGGCATTCTTGCAGCCTGGACAACCGGTCCGTAAAGGGCTTTACTGGGTTGCCGGGTTGTACGGCCTGATCATCCGATTTCGGCTGTGGTGCTATCGGAAAGGGTGGCTCAGTACCACACGGCTGCCCTGTCGTGTGGTGAGCGTGGGCAATCTTACGGTGGGGGGGACAGGAAAAACTCCCATCGTCATTCTCCTGACGGGCCATCTGTCGGCCAAAGGGCGGAGAGTGGCGATCTTGAGCCGGGGATACAAACGGACGAGTAAGGTACGGCAACTTCTTGTGTCTGATGGTTCTCGAATCTTGGCTGGCCCATTGGAGGCGGGTGATGAGCCATTCCTCATGGCGCAACGTTGCCCCCACGCCATTGTGGCGGTGGGAGCCGATCGGGTCGCGCTTGGTCGGTGGGTGTTGGATCGGTATCCGGTCGACTGCATCGTTCTAGATGACGGCTTTCAACATCGTGCACTTCATCGTGATGTCGATCTTGTGTTGCTGGATGCCACCGATATCGCAGGACTTGATGCGATGCTTCCGGCCGGAAGACTACGGGAACCCTTGACGGAGCTTGGTCGAGCCAGTGGGGTTGTGATTACCCGTGCCGATTCGCGTCATGATGTGGATGCGATCCATGGTCGATTGCGAACGATTTCATGTTTACCCGAAGCCGCCGTTGAAGTTGTGTTTCGACCGGAGTCCGTCCTGTCGCTCGTTTCGGGTGAGCGGCAACCGGTTGAACGGTGCCGAGGAAAAAAAATGTGGTTGGTCAGCGGCATAGGGAATAGTCGATCATTCCGTCGATCAGCCGAATCCATGGGGGTTGAGATCCTGGGTGAGACCGCCTTTGAAGATCATCACGGCTATCAGCACAGCGATATTGAGAAGATTCGTGCCGATCTACAGGCCACCAGCGGCGAGATCGTTCTGACGACTGAGAAGGATGGAGGGAAGCTGCTCCCCTTGCTCACCCCAAGCGACCCTTGGTGGATGCTTCGCCTTGAGACGAAAGTCGTGCGCGGGGAAGAGCGGCTGCACAGGTTAATCGATGGGCCGTTACAGGGTGAGAGAGAACAAGTGGGGTCTCGTGCATAG
- the msbA gene encoding lipid A export permease/ATP-binding protein MsbA, with product MSGLGRFKRLMRYVKPYRMRFVAAFVCSGLVALLSGAYAWLARPVLDDIFIEKNEQMLLVLPLALLAVATLKALFSYGVGYLMAYVGNGVVADIRQQLFQQLMRLSVGFHDANTSGRLVSRVVNDVGMMANAASSVVKDIFQNGLTFLAMVGVIIYQNWRLAAISLVVIPLSALTMVRVGKRLKRLATSGQEQMGDMASTLQETFAGIRVVKAFGREEAEAERFKERNQTFLSTTLKSNQVWSLGHSHMEIIGVIGVATIIWYGGYLVIHEAMTPGAFFSFLAAMFMAYTPIKKLSGANNLIQQALAAAERVFDVLDLETEQSQNRGMVPLAGIKRAIEFQGVSLRYENQTAPALTDVDLTIKPGEVVALVGSSGSGKTTLVSLLPRFYEPTVGGIYIDGIPLTSYELQSLRAHIGIVSQEIVLFDDTVRSNIAFGRTGAGQADVEQAAKSAYAHDFILRLPEGYDTVIGERGLKLSGGERQRLAIARAILRDPPLLILDEATSALDTESERIVQLALGNLMKNRTTLVIAHRLSTIQNADRIIVFDRGAIVEMGSHEELLRQGGVYHRLHAMQFQDVTNV from the coding sequence ATGTCAGGCCTAGGGCGATTCAAGCGGCTTATGAGGTATGTGAAGCCGTACCGTATGCGGTTCGTGGCAGCCTTCGTCTGCTCAGGTCTCGTGGCACTGCTCAGCGGGGCCTATGCCTGGCTTGCACGCCCGGTTTTGGACGATATCTTCATCGAGAAAAACGAACAGATGTTGCTGGTGCTGCCCCTGGCGCTCTTGGCGGTCGCGACTCTCAAGGCCCTATTCAGCTACGGCGTGGGATATTTGATGGCCTATGTCGGCAACGGGGTCGTGGCGGACATCCGACAACAATTGTTCCAACAGCTTATGCGGCTGTCTGTCGGATTTCATGACGCCAATACCTCGGGACGCCTGGTCTCGCGGGTCGTGAATGATGTGGGGATGATGGCAAATGCCGCATCGAGCGTCGTCAAAGACATTTTCCAGAACGGGCTCACGTTTCTGGCGATGGTCGGAGTCATCATCTATCAGAATTGGAGGTTGGCGGCGATCTCACTGGTCGTGATCCCGCTGTCGGCACTGACGATGGTACGGGTGGGAAAACGATTGAAGCGGCTGGCGACCAGCGGACAGGAGCAAATGGGGGACATGGCCTCAACGCTCCAAGAAACGTTCGCGGGCATCCGGGTCGTGAAAGCGTTCGGGCGGGAGGAGGCGGAGGCTGAACGATTCAAGGAGCGAAACCAGACCTTTCTCTCGACCACGTTGAAGTCCAACCAGGTCTGGTCGCTCGGCCACTCGCACATGGAAATCATCGGAGTGATCGGTGTCGCAACCATTATTTGGTACGGAGGCTATCTGGTTATTCATGAGGCGATGACTCCCGGCGCCTTTTTCTCGTTCCTGGCGGCGATGTTTATGGCCTATACCCCGATCAAAAAACTATCGGGCGCCAACAATTTGATTCAACAGGCGCTGGCGGCGGCTGAGCGGGTCTTCGACGTGCTGGACTTGGAAACCGAGCAGTCTCAGAACCGCGGTATGGTCCCGCTGGCTGGGATCAAACGAGCCATCGAATTTCAGGGCGTCTCCCTGCGATATGAGAATCAGACGGCCCCGGCTCTGACCGATGTGGATCTCACGATTAAGCCCGGCGAAGTGGTGGCGCTCGTTGGCAGCAGCGGAAGCGGAAAGACCACGTTGGTCAGTTTGCTGCCGCGCTTCTATGAACCGACGGTGGGCGGCATTTACATAGACGGCATCCCCTTGACCTCCTACGAGTTACAATCGCTGAGGGCCCATATCGGAATCGTTTCGCAAGAAATCGTCTTGTTCGATGATACCGTCCGAAGCAACATCGCGTTCGGAAGGACCGGCGCCGGCCAGGCCGACGTCGAGCAGGCGGCCAAATCGGCCTATGCCCACGACTTTATTCTCCGCCTGCCGGAAGGATACGATACGGTCATCGGGGAACGCGGCCTCAAGCTCTCGGGCGGCGAGCGGCAACGTTTGGCGATCGCTCGAGCCATTCTTCGTGACCCGCCGCTGCTGATCCTCGATGAAGCGACATCGGCACTCGACACCGAGTCTGAACGGATCGTACAGTTGGCTTTGGGCAATTTGATGAAGAATCGAACCACCCTGGTGATTGCACATCGGCTCTCGACCATTCAAAACGCGGATCGAATCATCGTTTTTGACCGAGGGGCTATCGTTGAAATGGGCTCTCATGAGGAACTGCTTCGACAGGGGGGAGTCTATCATCGGCTGCATGCCATGCAATTTCAGGATGTGACCAATGTGTGA
- a CDS encoding Gfo/Idh/MocA family oxidoreductase: MTKLRAGVIGVGHLGRHHARLYATLADSTLVGVVDQDPERARLIADRHNAQVFDRLPELLKQVDVVSVAVPTSAHYSVAKVCLEAGKHVLIEKPITVLPSEAQELVDLAKVKGRWLQVGHSERFNPIMQMMRPHIQRPVFFECHRLGTYNERGTDVDVVLDLMIHDLDLILSFNPGPVEEVRAAGVPVLSSISDIANARIQFRSGCVANLTASRVSLHSMRRLRLFQRDSYVSMDFQSRQGMIGRRSAEPGQKPRVTVEEFKAGDAEPLKLQLESFLHAIRTESCPVVSGEDGAAALEVGHLVLSAIKEFLQRNA, from the coding sequence ATGACCAAGCTTCGTGCCGGTGTCATCGGGGTCGGGCATCTGGGACGGCACCATGCGCGGCTGTATGCCACGCTGGCCGACTCGACGTTGGTGGGCGTGGTCGATCAAGACCCCGAACGGGCTCGACTCATCGCCGATCGGCACAACGCACAAGTTTTCGACCGTCTCCCCGAACTCTTGAAGCAGGTCGATGTCGTGAGTGTTGCCGTCCCTACCTCCGCTCACTATTCCGTCGCCAAAGTCTGCCTTGAAGCCGGAAAACACGTTCTGATTGAGAAGCCTATCACCGTACTTCCATCCGAGGCACAGGAACTTGTGGACTTGGCGAAGGTCAAGGGGCGCTGGCTGCAAGTGGGCCATAGCGAGCGGTTCAATCCCATCATGCAGATGATGCGGCCGCATATCCAGCGGCCGGTGTTTTTCGAATGTCACCGGCTCGGCACGTACAATGAGCGGGGCACCGACGTCGATGTCGTGCTGGATCTGATGATTCACGATCTGGACCTGATCTTGTCCTTCAATCCAGGGCCGGTGGAAGAAGTGCGGGCTGCCGGAGTGCCGGTGCTCTCCTCAATCAGCGATATCGCGAATGCACGCATTCAATTTAGAAGCGGGTGTGTCGCCAATTTAACTGCGAGCCGAGTTTCTTTACACAGCATGAGGCGGTTGCGTTTGTTCCAGCGTGACAGTTATGTGTCGATGGATTTTCAGTCCCGTCAGGGCATGATCGGGCGCCGGTCGGCTGAGCCGGGCCAAAAACCGAGGGTGACCGTTGAAGAGTTTAAAGCCGGCGACGCCGAGCCCCTAAAATTACAACTTGAATCGTTTCTGCATGCGATCCGGACGGAATCATGCCCGGTGGTATCGGGCGAAGACGGGGCAGCCGCTCTGGAAGTTGGTCATCTGGTGCTGTCCGCAATCAAAGAGTTTCTCCAACGCAATGCATAG
- a CDS encoding lysophospholipid acyltransferase family protein, producing MPSAEREKSLKKRAEQWVKFSLVPPVCAAVIRGVAWSMRWDSRGHEALDGLYREGRNVIFAFWHAQQLMTPIGYRGRGLHVLISRHGDGEIIARIVARFGHEAVRGSSTRGGAGALRALIKLARSGRDIAVTPDGPRGPQHVAKPGVIHLAKATGLPIVPAAFACSKKNSLRAGIATWSHTRFPEVSFFMGIRSGSRAKPMKPHSRRLAWSLR from the coding sequence GTGCCGAGTGCTGAGCGTGAAAAGAGTCTGAAGAAGCGCGCCGAACAGTGGGTGAAATTCTCTCTGGTGCCGCCGGTCTGTGCCGCGGTCATTCGGGGCGTCGCATGGTCGATGCGCTGGGATAGTCGTGGTCACGAAGCGCTCGATGGGTTGTATCGGGAGGGACGAAACGTCATTTTCGCGTTTTGGCATGCCCAGCAGTTGATGACTCCGATCGGTTATCGAGGAAGAGGTTTGCACGTGCTCATCAGCCGACATGGAGACGGGGAAATCATCGCTCGAATCGTTGCGAGGTTCGGCCACGAAGCTGTCCGTGGGTCGAGTACGCGTGGAGGGGCCGGCGCCCTTCGGGCCCTGATCAAGCTTGCACGGTCAGGTCGGGATATCGCGGTGACGCCCGATGGCCCCAGGGGGCCGCAGCATGTCGCAAAGCCGGGAGTGATTCATCTGGCCAAGGCGACAGGCCTTCCAATCGTGCCGGCGGCCTTTGCCTGTTCAAAAAAAAACTCTTTGCGAGCTGGGATCGCTACATGGTCCCATACCCGTTTTCCAGAGGTCTCTTTCTTTATGGGAATCCGCTCTGGATCTCGCGCGAAGCCGATGAAGCCTCACTCGAGACGGCTCGCCTGGAGCTTGAGATGA